A genomic segment from Blastococcus sp. PRF04-17 encodes:
- a CDS encoding ABC transporter ATP-binding protein, with the protein MTTTQAAPRPAGTPTPTEPAVRIRGLLKRYAGRAVVDGLDLDVHRGEVFALLGPNGAGKTTTIEILEGIRKRDGGDVRVLGEDPARAGRDWRARIGVVSQTEGRAQELSVREVLDHFAVYHATPRPTAELVAAVGLGEKIGTRVGRLSGGQRRRLAVALGVQGRPELVFLDEPTTGMDPVARRQFWELIRGLRADGTTVLLTTHYLDEAAELADRVGVVAEGRLVEVAPPGELGAAIRRQATVHWLEDGVPRQVRTESPASVLRDLLAVAGDVPGLTATRPSLEDVYLELVGAHTTVPGQTEGDPR; encoded by the coding sequence ATGACGACGACACAGGCCGCACCCCGCCCCGCGGGGACGCCGACACCGACGGAACCGGCTGTCCGCATCCGCGGGCTGCTCAAGCGCTACGCGGGGCGGGCCGTCGTCGACGGCCTCGACCTCGACGTGCACCGGGGCGAGGTCTTCGCCCTGCTGGGGCCCAACGGCGCCGGCAAGACGACCACCATCGAGATCCTGGAGGGGATCCGCAAGCGGGACGGCGGCGACGTCCGTGTCCTGGGTGAGGACCCGGCGCGCGCCGGTCGGGACTGGCGGGCGCGCATCGGCGTCGTCAGCCAGACCGAGGGCCGGGCACAGGAGCTCAGCGTCCGCGAGGTTCTCGACCACTTCGCGGTCTACCACGCGACGCCGCGGCCGACCGCGGAGCTGGTCGCCGCCGTCGGGCTCGGCGAGAAGATCGGCACCCGGGTCGGCAGGCTCTCCGGCGGCCAGCGGCGACGGCTCGCGGTGGCCCTGGGCGTGCAGGGCCGGCCGGAACTGGTCTTCCTCGACGAGCCGACCACGGGCATGGACCCGGTCGCCCGCCGGCAGTTCTGGGAGCTGATCCGCGGGCTGCGCGCCGACGGCACGACCGTGCTGCTGACCACCCACTACCTGGACGAGGCCGCCGAGCTCGCCGACCGGGTCGGCGTCGTCGCCGAGGGCCGGCTGGTCGAGGTCGCCCCGCCGGGCGAGCTCGGCGCGGCCATCCGGCGGCAGGCCACGGTCCACTGGCTGGAGGACGGCGTCCCGCGCCAGGTGCGCACCGAGTCGCCCGCTTCCGTGCTGCGCGACCTGCTCGCCGTCGCCGGGGACGTGCCCGGCCTGACCGCCACCCGCCCCAGCCTCGAGGACGTCTACCTCGAACTCGTCGGCGCGCACACCACCGTTCCCGGCCAGACCGAGGGAGACCCCCGATGA
- the ychF gene encoding redox-regulated ATPase YchF encodes MSLTIGIVGLPNVGKSTLFNALTKNDVLAANYPFATIEPNVGVVGVPDPRLDKLAELFGSQKIIPATVSFVDIAGIVRGASEGAGLGNKFLANIRESDAICQVIRVFTDPDVVHVDGKVSPADDIETINTELLLADLQTLEKAIPRLEKEMRKDKDKADLHKAAVEAQKVLDEGRTLFAAGVDPAPLRELGLMTTKPFLYVFNVDEEELGNEELIAELRALVAPAEAILMDAKIESELAELPAEEAAELLAGIGQEEPGLDQLARVGFATLGLQTYLTAGPKEARAWTIPIGATAPQAAGVIHTDFQRGFIKAEIVSFDQLVEAGSMNEAKARGWVRMEGKDYVMQDGDVVEFRFNV; translated from the coding sequence GTGAGCCTCACCATCGGGATCGTCGGCCTGCCCAACGTCGGCAAGTCGACCCTCTTCAACGCCCTGACCAAGAACGACGTGCTGGCGGCGAACTACCCGTTCGCGACGATCGAGCCCAACGTCGGCGTGGTGGGCGTGCCCGACCCGCGGCTCGACAAGCTGGCCGAGCTGTTCGGCTCGCAGAAGATCATCCCGGCGACGGTGTCGTTCGTGGACATCGCCGGCATCGTGCGCGGCGCCTCCGAGGGCGCGGGGCTGGGCAACAAGTTCCTCGCGAACATCCGGGAGAGCGACGCGATCTGCCAGGTCATCCGCGTGTTCACCGACCCCGACGTCGTGCACGTCGACGGCAAGGTCAGCCCGGCCGACGACATCGAGACGATCAACACCGAGCTCCTGCTCGCGGACCTCCAGACGCTGGAGAAGGCCATCCCGCGGCTGGAGAAGGAGATGCGCAAGGACAAGGACAAGGCGGACCTGCACAAGGCCGCCGTCGAGGCGCAGAAGGTCCTGGACGAGGGCCGCACGCTCTTCGCGGCCGGCGTCGACCCGGCGCCGCTGCGCGAACTCGGGCTGATGACCACCAAGCCCTTTCTCTACGTCTTCAACGTCGACGAGGAGGAGCTCGGCAACGAGGAGCTGATCGCCGAGCTGCGCGCTCTGGTCGCACCGGCCGAGGCGATCCTCATGGACGCCAAGATCGAGTCCGAGCTCGCGGAACTGCCCGCCGAGGAGGCCGCCGAACTCCTGGCCGGCATCGGCCAGGAGGAACCGGGCCTGGACCAGCTCGCCCGCGTCGGGTTCGCGACGCTGGGCCTGCAGACCTACCTCACGGCCGGCCCGAAGGAGGCCCGCGCCTGGACCATCCCGATCGGCGCCACCGCGCCACAGGCCGCCGGGGTCATCCACACCGACTTCCAGCGCGGCTTCATCAAGGCCGAGATCGTCTCCTTCGACCAGCTCGTCGAGGCCGGCTCGATGAACGAGGCCAAGGCCAGGGGCTGGGTCCGCATGGAGGGCAAGGACTACGTCATGCAGGACGGCGACGTCGTGGAGTTCCGCTTCAACGTGTGA
- a CDS encoding sensor histidine kinase has protein sequence MTSDPGRPPAVDPSCEEEADGGLPLSPRAWRVTIVGLHLVFVALLAIAVATIVLAPLAGSKPLLLSALAALAVAYAFLGAPALTSRDQRRAQAYLAVLVVVFGILAWEEPALLFLLFIGYTHVWFLVESLRRGIVWTLALALASTLGPGIEWTRGNEPLSGPGQTLVGLAFSIAMGIWISRVLEQSKERALLIRELERTRVELARLHHAQGMAAERERLAREVHDTLAQGYTSIVVLAQTAAAGLPPGADGVAERLALIEEVARENLAEARAMVAAFSPLALDSATLVEALERLVERFGRETGLATRLDTAALGRAELSRSEEVVLLRGAQEALANVRRHASATAVVLRISSVGTGQSRQVSVHVEDDGVGFDPEDAVGVGLAGLRDRAEEVGGTVDVVSAPGEGTRVTVRVPAR, from the coding sequence ATGACCTCGGACCCGGGCCGGCCGCCCGCCGTCGACCCTTCCTGCGAGGAGGAGGCCGACGGCGGCCTGCCGCTGTCGCCGCGGGCCTGGCGGGTCACGATCGTCGGCCTGCACCTGGTCTTCGTGGCGCTCCTGGCCATCGCCGTGGCGACGATCGTGCTGGCGCCGCTGGCGGGGTCGAAGCCGCTCCTGCTGTCGGCACTCGCCGCGCTGGCGGTGGCCTACGCCTTCCTCGGGGCACCGGCGCTGACGTCGCGGGACCAGCGGCGGGCACAGGCGTACCTCGCCGTCCTCGTGGTCGTCTTCGGCATCCTGGCGTGGGAGGAGCCGGCGCTGCTGTTCCTGCTGTTCATCGGCTACACGCACGTGTGGTTCCTCGTCGAGTCGCTGCGGCGCGGCATCGTCTGGACGCTCGCGCTGGCACTGGCCTCGACGCTGGGGCCGGGCATCGAGTGGACGCGCGGGAACGAGCCGCTGTCCGGGCCGGGGCAGACGCTGGTCGGCCTCGCGTTCAGCATCGCGATGGGCATCTGGATCAGCCGGGTGCTGGAGCAGAGCAAGGAGCGGGCGCTGCTGATCCGCGAATTGGAGCGCACCCGGGTCGAGCTGGCCCGGCTGCACCACGCGCAGGGCATGGCGGCCGAGCGGGAGCGGCTGGCGCGCGAGGTGCACGACACCCTGGCGCAGGGCTACACGAGCATCGTCGTCCTCGCGCAGACCGCGGCTGCGGGGCTGCCACCCGGTGCGGACGGCGTCGCCGAGCGGCTGGCCCTGATCGAGGAGGTCGCCCGCGAGAATCTCGCCGAGGCGCGGGCGATGGTGGCCGCGTTCTCGCCGCTGGCGCTGGACTCGGCCACCCTCGTCGAGGCGCTGGAGCGGCTGGTCGAGCGGTTCGGGCGGGAGACCGGCCTGGCCACGCGGCTGGACACCGCTGCCCTGGGCCGCGCCGAGCTGAGCCGCAGCGAGGAGGTCGTGCTGCTGCGCGGGGCGCAGGAGGCGCTGGCCAACGTGCGCCGGCACGCGTCGGCCACGGCGGTGGTGCTGCGGATCAGCAGCGTCGGGACGGGGCAGTCGCGGCAGGTGTCGGTGCACGTGGAGGACGACGGCGTGGGGTTCGATCCCGAGGACGCCGTCGGTGTCGGCCTGGCCGGGCTGCGCGACCGTGCCGAGGAGGTCGGGGGCACCGTGGACGTCGTCTCGGCACCGGGTGAGGGGACGCGGGTGACGGTGCGGGTGCCGGCCCGGTGA
- a CDS encoding DNA recombination protein RmuC, which produces MDAASLISGLLLGALLATAVTLGVVALLARRRPDDAGLEPVHESLDHLHRLLAGMERARATAHGELREQMGTVGTTSAQLKQETAALVTALRTPHVRGRWGEVQLRRVVEVAGLVEHCDFVEQPGGTNDEGAGVRPDLVVTLADGRQVIVDAKVPFTGYIEAVQAEDVAVRAQRVAAHARQLRTHIDALAARRYPTAFRPAAPFTVLFVPSDGFLTTALEAEPGLLEHGFAKDVVVATPSTLLALLRTVAYSWRQERLARDADQVLEVGRRLHARLSTLSGHLTRLGSALGTTMTRFNETVGSYERSVLTAARRFDDLGIAGSPVPEPEPIEATIRTLRPAEPAFDDEATDARDGTNG; this is translated from the coding sequence ATGGATGCCGCTTCCCTGATCTCCGGTCTCCTCCTCGGCGCGCTGCTGGCCACGGCGGTGACGCTCGGCGTCGTCGCGCTGCTCGCCAGGCGCCGGCCGGACGACGCCGGGCTCGAGCCCGTGCACGAGTCACTGGACCATCTGCACCGGCTGCTCGCCGGCATGGAGCGCGCCCGGGCCACCGCGCACGGCGAGCTGCGCGAGCAGATGGGCACGGTGGGCACGACCTCCGCACAGTTGAAGCAGGAGACGGCCGCCCTGGTCACCGCGCTGCGCACCCCGCACGTCCGCGGGCGCTGGGGCGAGGTGCAGCTGCGCCGGGTGGTCGAGGTGGCCGGGCTGGTCGAGCACTGCGACTTCGTCGAGCAGCCGGGCGGCACCAATGACGAGGGCGCCGGCGTGCGGCCCGACCTCGTGGTCACCCTCGCCGACGGCCGGCAGGTGATCGTCGACGCCAAGGTGCCCTTCACCGGCTACATCGAGGCGGTGCAGGCCGAGGACGTCGCCGTGCGCGCCCAGCGGGTCGCCGCCCACGCCCGGCAGTTGCGCACCCACATCGACGCCCTGGCCGCGCGCCGGTACCCCACCGCCTTCCGCCCGGCCGCGCCGTTCACCGTGCTCTTCGTCCCGTCCGACGGGTTCCTCACCACGGCGCTGGAGGCCGAGCCCGGACTGCTCGAGCACGGCTTCGCCAAGGACGTCGTCGTGGCGACCCCGAGCACGCTGCTCGCCCTCCTGCGCACCGTCGCCTACTCGTGGCGTCAGGAACGTCTGGCGCGCGACGCCGACCAGGTGCTGGAGGTGGGCCGCCGGCTGCACGCCCGGCTGAGCACACTGTCCGGTCACCTGACCCGCCTGGGCTCGGCTCTGGGCACCACGATGACCCGGTTCAACGAGACGGTCGGCTCCTACGAGCGGTCCGTGCTCACCGCCGCCCGCCGGTTCGACGACCTCGGCATCGCCGGGAGCCCGGTGCCCGAACCCGAGCCGATCGAGGCGACGATCCGCACGCTGCGCCCGGCCGAGCCCGCCTTCGACGACGAGGCGACCGATGCCCGGGACGGGACGAACGGCTAG
- a CDS encoding TetR/AcrR family transcriptional regulator — translation MATEFTGTGDPARSMALLWRRQAAGGTRPGPRASLDVDRIVDAAVRLADREGLAALSMRRVAAGLGVGAMSLYTHVPGKGELVDLMLDTVLGELYPDEAVVTSGGWRIRLRTVAHVNRDLFLRHPWARHVATGRPPLGPGLMRKYELELRAVDGLGLSEVQMDLLVTLVNGFVRGTVGGVQQRADHERATGITEDQWWAATGPYLAEVFDPERYPTAARVAPVAGEELPAAYDPQRSFEFGLDRLLDGIGVLILDASR, via the coding sequence ATGGCCACCGAGTTCACCGGCACCGGCGATCCCGCGCGGAGCATGGCGCTGCTCTGGCGCAGGCAGGCGGCCGGCGGCACGCGCCCAGGACCGCGGGCCTCCCTGGACGTCGACCGCATCGTCGACGCCGCCGTCCGCCTGGCCGACCGGGAGGGGCTGGCCGCGCTGTCGATGCGCCGGGTCGCCGCCGGGCTGGGGGTGGGGGCCATGAGCCTGTACACGCACGTGCCCGGCAAGGGCGAGCTCGTGGACCTGATGCTCGACACGGTGCTCGGCGAGCTCTACCCCGACGAGGCGGTCGTCACCTCCGGCGGCTGGCGGATCCGGCTGCGGACCGTGGCCCACGTGAACCGGGACCTGTTCCTCCGGCACCCCTGGGCGCGGCACGTGGCCACCGGCCGCCCGCCACTGGGCCCCGGACTGATGCGCAAGTACGAGCTGGAGCTGCGCGCCGTGGACGGGCTCGGCCTGTCCGAGGTGCAGATGGACCTGCTGGTCACCCTGGTCAACGGGTTCGTCCGCGGCACGGTCGGCGGGGTGCAGCAGAGGGCCGACCACGAACGGGCCACCGGCATCACCGAGGACCAGTGGTGGGCGGCCACCGGGCCGTACCTGGCCGAGGTGTTCGACCCCGAGCGCTACCCGACGGCCGCGCGGGTCGCCCCGGTCGCCGGGGAGGAACTCCCGGCCGCGTACGACCCGCAGCGCTCCTTCGAGTTCGGGCTCGACCGGCTGCTCGACGGCATCGGCGTGCTGATCCTGGACGCGTCGCGCTGA
- a CDS encoding AlkA N-terminal domain-containing protein, translating into MSQVLDHERCYRAVAGRDARFDGWFFTAVRTTGIYCRPSCPARTPLARNVSFFTTAAAAQGAGYRACRRCRPDAVPGSPEWDVRADVVARAMRLIADGEVERSGVPGLAAHLGYSERQLHRLLVGELGVGPLALARAQRAQTARLLIETTDLPMADVAFAAGFASIRQFNDTVREVFASTPSDLRRSKPATSNGSPGWLTVRLAARAPYEAAEVLLFLGAHAVPGLEEWDGTTFSRVLDLPHGPAVVRLSPAPDGGPAVTARLRLAELRDLGAAVTRCRRMLDLDADPTAVDDVLGADPALAPLVAAAPGRRVPASPDAEELAVRAVLGQQVSVVGARTLTARLLSAGTPLPEPVGTLTHAFPRAAALAEGDLSAVGLTGARRRTVHALTAALAAGEIALDPGADRDEAGRALLAVPGIGPWTAALVALRGLADPDVWLPGDLALRRSLAVLGSSDADAATRWRPWRSYAVLHLWALAVPSLFTRTSQLPRSA; encoded by the coding sequence ATGAGCCAGGTGCTGGACCACGAGCGCTGCTACCGGGCCGTCGCCGGGCGCGACGCCCGGTTCGACGGCTGGTTCTTCACCGCCGTCCGGACGACGGGCATCTACTGCCGCCCGTCGTGTCCGGCACGCACCCCACTGGCGCGCAACGTCTCCTTCTTCACCACCGCGGCCGCCGCCCAGGGCGCCGGATACCGGGCGTGCCGCCGGTGCCGTCCGGACGCCGTCCCCGGGTCGCCGGAGTGGGACGTCCGCGCCGATGTCGTCGCCCGCGCCATGCGACTGATCGCCGACGGCGAGGTGGAGCGCTCCGGCGTGCCCGGGCTGGCCGCGCATCTGGGCTACTCGGAGCGCCAGCTACACCGCCTGCTGGTCGGCGAGCTGGGCGTGGGGCCGCTGGCCCTCGCCCGCGCCCAGCGGGCCCAGACGGCGCGGCTGCTCATCGAGACCACGGACCTGCCCATGGCCGATGTCGCCTTCGCCGCCGGCTTCGCGAGCATCCGACAGTTCAACGACACCGTCCGCGAGGTGTTCGCCTCGACCCCGAGCGACCTGCGGAGGTCGAAGCCGGCGACGAGCAACGGCTCCCCCGGCTGGCTGACCGTCCGGCTGGCCGCGCGGGCGCCGTACGAGGCCGCCGAGGTGTTGCTGTTCCTCGGCGCGCACGCCGTGCCCGGCCTCGAGGAGTGGGACGGGACGACGTTCTCCCGCGTCCTCGACCTGCCCCACGGCCCCGCGGTGGTCCGGCTCTCCCCCGCCCCGGACGGCGGACCGGCCGTCACCGCCCGGCTGCGGCTGGCCGAACTGCGCGATCTCGGGGCCGCCGTCACCCGGTGCCGCCGGATGCTCGACCTCGACGCCGACCCGACGGCCGTGGACGACGTGCTGGGCGCCGACCCGGCGCTGGCCCCGCTCGTCGCGGCCGCGCCCGGCCGCCGGGTGCCGGCCTCGCCCGACGCCGAGGAGCTCGCGGTGCGGGCGGTGCTCGGCCAGCAGGTCTCGGTGGTCGGCGCCCGCACGCTGACCGCCCGGCTGCTGAGCGCGGGCACCCCTCTCCCCGAGCCGGTCGGCACCCTCACCCACGCGTTCCCCCGCGCGGCCGCCCTGGCCGAGGGCGACCTGTCGGCGGTCGGATTGACCGGAGCTCGGCGGCGGACGGTGCACGCGCTGACCGCCGCCCTCGCGGCCGGGGAGATCGCCCTGGACCCGGGTGCCGACCGCGACGAGGCGGGTCGGGCGCTGCTCGCCGTCCCGGGCATCGGTCCCTGGACAGCGGCGCTCGTCGCCCTGCGGGGCCTGGCCGATCCCGACGTCTGGCTGCCCGGCGACCTGGCGCTGCGCCGATCGCTGGCGGTGCTCGGCAGCAGCGATGCCGACGCCGCGACCCGCTGGCGTCCGTGGCGTTCCTACGCCGTCCTGCACCTGTGGGCCCTCGCCGTGCCCTCCCTCTTCACCCGTACCTCCCAGCTGCCGAGGAGCGCCTGA
- a CDS encoding methylated-DNA--[protein]-cysteine S-methyltransferase — translation MSVRHATVSTPPGPFTVVVTSDPDGRDVVLAGGWTADLDQLLPVVHPTLRPVRSERVEDLPVLDVVEKFFAGDVTGIDDVPVLQRSGPFLTRAWEVLRTVPAGQPDTYAAFAARCGRPAAVRAAANACARNAAALFVPCHRVLGSDGGLGGFRWGTPVKRWLLDHEAEHAAVPA, via the coding sequence ATGAGCGTCCGCCACGCCACCGTGTCCACCCCGCCGGGACCGTTCACCGTCGTCGTCACGAGCGACCCCGACGGTCGCGACGTCGTCCTCGCCGGCGGCTGGACCGCCGACCTCGACCAGCTCCTCCCGGTGGTCCATCCGACCCTCCGCCCGGTGCGCAGCGAGCGGGTCGAGGACCTGCCCGTCCTCGACGTGGTCGAGAAGTTCTTCGCCGGCGACGTGACCGGGATCGACGACGTGCCGGTGCTCCAGCGCTCGGGCCCGTTCCTGACCCGGGCCTGGGAGGTGCTGCGCACCGTGCCCGCGGGGCAACCGGACACCTACGCCGCGTTCGCCGCCCGGTGCGGCCGCCCGGCGGCCGTGCGGGCCGCGGCCAACGCCTGCGCCCGCAACGCGGCGGCACTGTTCGTCCCCTGCCACCGCGTCCTCGGCTCCGACGGCGGGCTCGGCGGGTTCCGCTGGGGGACGCCGGTCAAGCGCTGGCTGCTCGACCACGAGGCGGAGCACGCCGCCGTTCCTGCCTGA
- a CDS encoding 4-hydroxy-3-methylbut-2-enyl diphosphate reductase has protein sequence MADQRGRVLLADPRGYCAGVDRAVVAVERALEIHGAPVYVRKQIVHNKHVVATLERRGAIFVEETDEVPEGSVVVFSAHGVSPAVHEEAAARQLRTIDATCPLVTKVHQEAKRFARDDYDILLIGHRGHEEVEGTSGEAPSHIQLVDGADDVANVQVRDPEKVVWLSQTTLSVDETLATVDQLRTRFPGLQSPPSDDICYATQNRQQAVKQMAADCDLVLVVGSTNSSNSVRLVEVALEAGARDSHLVDFASEIDPAWLEGVGTVGVTSGASVPEILVSEVLDWLAERGYADVETVKAAEERLVFALPHELRRAERAAQAD, from the coding sequence ATGGCTGATCAGCGCGGACGCGTCCTCCTGGCCGACCCCCGCGGGTATTGCGCCGGCGTGGACCGCGCGGTCGTCGCCGTCGAGCGGGCGCTGGAGATCCATGGCGCCCCCGTCTACGTCCGCAAGCAGATCGTCCACAACAAGCACGTGGTGGCGACCCTCGAGCGGCGGGGCGCGATCTTCGTCGAGGAGACCGACGAGGTGCCCGAGGGCTCCGTGGTGGTCTTCAGCGCGCACGGGGTCTCCCCGGCAGTGCACGAGGAGGCAGCCGCCCGGCAGCTGCGGACCATCGACGCGACCTGCCCCCTGGTCACGAAGGTGCACCAGGAGGCCAAGCGGTTCGCCCGCGACGACTACGACATCCTGCTGATCGGCCACCGCGGGCACGAGGAGGTCGAGGGCACGTCGGGCGAGGCGCCGTCGCACATCCAGCTGGTCGACGGGGCCGACGACGTCGCGAACGTCCAGGTCCGGGACCCCGAGAAGGTGGTGTGGCTGTCGCAGACCACGCTGTCGGTGGACGAGACCCTGGCGACCGTCGACCAGCTGCGCACCCGGTTCCCCGGGCTGCAGTCCCCGCCCAGCGACGACATCTGCTACGCCACGCAGAACCGGCAGCAGGCCGTGAAGCAGATGGCTGCCGACTGCGACCTGGTCCTGGTGGTCGGATCCACGAACTCGTCGAACTCGGTGCGCCTGGTCGAGGTGGCGCTGGAGGCCGGTGCCCGCGACTCGCACCTCGTCGACTTCGCCTCCGAGATCGACCCGGCGTGGCTCGAGGGAGTCGGCACCGTGGGCGTCACCAGCGGCGCCTCGGTGCCGGAGATCCTGGTGAGTGAGGTGCTCGACTGGCTGGCCGAGCGCGGCTATGCCGACGTGGAGACGGTCAAGGCGGCCGAGGAGCGGCTGGTCTTCGCGCTGCCGCACGAACTCCGTCGGGCCGAGCGCGCGGCGCAGGCCGACTGA
- a CDS encoding ABC transporter permease translates to MTAVRTPAAPPSAARIALARVGLELKLFFRERQQVVFSFAYPVIMLVIFAAVLGGDERPGAVPFTHYFLAGIAATGIMLTSFQAIGTSIAAERENGQLERLQLLGTPPVAYFAGKAGQVLVTTAAQLALLLPLAHHAYDVPMPADAQRWLTFAWVAVLGALAGTVLGVAVSALRGSASSVTTGISAFAIVLQFFSGVFFGFLELPGWMQQAAALFPLKWMTQGMRSAFLPEQAGAFEIAGSWEHGRTALVLAAWVIIGAVVCVRTFRWRRADG, encoded by the coding sequence ATGACCGCCGTCCGCACGCCCGCCGCACCGCCGTCGGCCGCCCGCATTGCGCTGGCCCGGGTGGGGCTGGAGCTGAAACTGTTCTTCCGGGAGCGCCAGCAGGTGGTGTTCTCCTTCGCCTACCCGGTGATCATGCTGGTCATCTTCGCGGCGGTCCTGGGCGGTGACGAGCGGCCGGGGGCAGTTCCCTTCACGCACTACTTCCTGGCCGGGATCGCGGCGACCGGCATCATGCTGACCAGCTTCCAGGCGATCGGCACCTCGATCGCCGCCGAGCGGGAGAACGGCCAGCTGGAACGGCTGCAGTTGCTCGGCACCCCGCCGGTCGCCTACTTCGCGGGCAAGGCCGGGCAGGTGCTGGTGACCACGGCGGCGCAGCTCGCGCTGCTGCTGCCGCTCGCCCACCACGCCTACGACGTCCCGATGCCGGCCGACGCCCAGCGCTGGCTGACCTTCGCCTGGGTGGCCGTCCTCGGAGCGCTGGCGGGCACGGTCCTGGGTGTCGCGGTGTCTGCACTCCGGGGTAGCGCGTCCTCGGTCACGACCGGCATCTCCGCCTTCGCGATCGTGCTGCAGTTCTTCTCCGGTGTCTTCTTCGGCTTCCTGGAGCTGCCGGGGTGGATGCAGCAGGCTGCCGCCCTGTTCCCGCTCAAGTGGATGACGCAGGGCATGCGGTCGGCGTTCCTCCCCGAGCAGGCGGGGGCGTTCGAGATCGCCGGCAGCTGGGAGCACGGCCGGACCGCCCTGGTGCTTGCCGCATGGGTGATCATCGGTGCCGTGGTGTGCGTGCGGACCTTCCGCTGGCGTCGGGCCGACGGATGA
- a CDS encoding response regulator has protein sequence MIRVLVVDDHPVVRGGVVGWLAAQPDIDVVGEAGDGLEALTAVAEHAPDVVLMDLRMPRMDGVAATERIAAAHPDVRVLVLTTYDTDADIVRAVEAGATGYLLKDTPLPQLADAVRAAARGETVLAPPVAARLVSRMRAPAVEAPTARELEVLSGVSRGLTNAEIGRELFIGEATVKTHLLRVFAKLGVDDRTRAVMVAVERGLLPRPGS, from the coding sequence GTGATCCGTGTGCTCGTGGTCGACGACCACCCGGTGGTGCGCGGCGGCGTCGTCGGCTGGCTCGCCGCGCAGCCGGACATCGACGTGGTGGGGGAGGCCGGCGACGGGCTGGAGGCGCTCACCGCGGTGGCGGAGCACGCGCCGGACGTCGTCCTCATGGACCTGCGGATGCCCCGCATGGACGGCGTGGCGGCGACCGAGCGCATCGCGGCCGCGCACCCCGACGTCCGGGTGCTGGTGCTGACCACGTACGACACCGACGCCGACATCGTGCGCGCGGTGGAGGCCGGCGCGACCGGTTACCTGCTCAAGGACACCCCGCTGCCGCAGCTGGCCGACGCGGTGCGGGCGGCGGCGAGGGGCGAGACGGTGCTGGCCCCGCCGGTCGCCGCGCGGCTGGTCTCACGGATGAGGGCGCCTGCGGTCGAGGCACCCACGGCTCGTGAGCTCGAGGTGCTGAGCGGGGTCTCGCGGGGGCTGACGAACGCCGAGATCGGGCGGGAGCTGTTCATCGGCGAGGCGACGGTGAAGACGCACCTGCTGCGGGTGTTCGCGAAGCTCGGCGTCGACGACCGGACGCGGGCGGTGATGGTCGCGGTGGAGCGGGGCCTGCTCCCGCGACCGGGCTCCTAG